Below is a genomic region from Virgibacillus dokdonensis.
TGGCTTTCTGGCGTTGCATTAGCAAGGGGATACTTAAACACTAAAATAGAAACTGATAAAAAGTTCAGAAAAATAAAGGTTAGAGGGGAATTAATCAGAGCCTATAATACAGGTGACATTGTCAGTAAAGGTAAAGATGGAAATTTTTATTTTCATGGTAGGAAAGATTTTCAGGTGAGTATTAACGGGGTCAGAATTGAGTTAGGTGAGATTGAAAAAGTATTACAAACACATGCAAAAGTTTTACATGCTATTGTGTTACCAATAGAATTTCATTCAAAGAAATTGATTGTAGCTTCTGTTGTATTAGAGAAGAATTCGATGTTTATAGAAGAAGAAATAAAAGCATACATAAGTAAAAAACTTACAAAAAGTTTAGTCCCAATTCAAATACTTTATCATGATCAAATCCCGTTAACGGATAACGGGAAAATAGACAGAAAAAGGTTAACTGTTTTACATGAAGAACATTTACAAAACAAGCAAAAATCGAAAAACAACACTTATTTGGAAGATGTTAATGATAGCGTGATGACTCAAATTACAAAGGTCTACTCTGATGTCCTACAAATTCAATGTTATCCTAATACAGATATATTTGAGATGGGCGGAAATTCGATGGACGCTGCTCGAATAGCTGCAACCTTGTCAAATTTGTTTAGGGTGAAATGTACCCCTCATTTTATTCAAAAGGTTAGAACACCAATAAATGTATATCATCAAATTAGGAAACCTTTGCAAAATACATTAGATGGGCAACGTAAGGAATCTCCAGTCATAAATAGAGATGAATGGATTCGAGTAACAAGCATGAAAAAAGGATTATGGTATTTATGGAAAACAAATGAGAATAACACTTTTTATAATATTGGAGCCACTTTTCATCTGAAAGATACGATAGATATTCCTTTATTGTCGGAAATAATTGTTACTATTATCGAACGTGAACCAACGTTTTCTACTATATTTCGGGAAAATGTAAAAGGAGAAATTGAGAGAAAATATCAAAGGAAATTTGATACTACGGAATGGTTCTATCAAATGAAAGTTGATTCCAAAGAAGAGGCACTAATTCATGCTAATTCCATTTACAATACGAACTTTGATTTGGAGAAAGATTTGCTCATTAGAGGTGCATTAATTCAAACGAATAATGATGGGACTGTTTTTGTACTAGCTACGCATCATATTGTATGCGATGGATTGTCTTTACAAAAAATATTACGTGACATTTCTACTGCATATAACGATAGAAGCTTAAATACTAGTACAAAAGAGAACATATATAGTACCGAGTATATAGCTTCAAGTGAAGAACAACTGTCAACATATTGGAAAGAAAAGGCAGGCCATTTTCATTTAGCGCAGGTATCAATGAAGGAAAATGCCGAATCTTTATTAGCTAAAGGGGAAATATACGAATGTAAAAGTAGATTAAATGTCGGCAAATCAATAGATCAATTGGCGAAAAAGCATAAAATAAGTAAGTTTATTATTTTATTAACGGGTTGGGCTATTAATCTAACAAAATACTTTAGACAAGAAACTATCACAATTGGAATTCCTTATCATGGTAGGGGGGATATTGATTTTTCCAAGGTAGGGATGTTTGTTAATTTAATACCGGTTACAATTACTATCTCAAAAGAAAAAACATTCATCGATTTATTAACTGAGATAAATGAATTGATGCAGGAACATATGGAACATGGGGATTTTTCCATTGTTGATATTGCTTCACTAACAGAAAATAGGAAGCAATTTGATATCGTTAATAATACATTTAGTGAAAAAATCCATTTAGATGTAGAGTTAGGAAATAAACGAGCAGAGTTCATTGAGCAAGATACAGGTGGAGCTAGATTCCCAATTAGCGGTTTTTTTCATGTGCAAGATGAAGAAATAGCGGGGCATGTTGAGTTCTCATATGCCAACTTTGACACATCAGAAATTAAATTACTAACGGATAGCTATTTTAATCTAATGGATTCTCTTGTGCGTTACCCTGATCAACAGTGGCAGAGTGCTTTTAAGAAGACATCTGTCATAGAGGCACAGGAATATTACAATTTGATGAAAGAAAGTAAACCACTACACCAATTATTCGAGGATTCTGTCGCAAAGCATAAAGACTTTATTGCTGTTGAAGATCATACAAGTGCATTTACGTATGGAGAATTAAATCAACATGCAAACCGATTTGCTTCATTACTGCATTCCAAAGGTATCAGAAAGGGGGATTATGTTCCTGTTTTCATGGTGCGAAATAAGGAACTGCTTGTTGTTATTTTAGGGATTTTAAAAATAGGTGCAATCTATGTTCCTTTAGATGTGGAGCATCCAAAAGAAAGAATAAAAAATATATTAAACAGAATAGAACCTCGAGTTTTAATATCTAACAAAAAAGTTAATTATATAAGCACGGGAAGATGGGAACTAATCTATACAAATGATATGGAAACATGTCAGCAACTGCCTATATTCAAAATGGAACACATTAAAACAGAAGATCCAGCTTATTTGATGTTCACATCAGGCTCGACTGGAAACCCAAAAGGGGTGTTATGTCCTCACCTAGGGGCAAGTCTTCGAGTGTTATGGCAAAAAAATCAACAACACTTGAAGCCGAATAATCGAATTTTATTTAAAACGCCTTATACATTTGACGTATCAATATGGGAAATATTTTATACACTCTCTGTTGGTGCTACTTTAGTTATCGGAGCAAATGATTTGCATAAGGATCCTGAGAAAATATATGAGTTTATTAAAAATAAATCCATAAATTATTGTCATTTTGTCCCATCTGTTTTTCAACGAGTGTTAGATTATTTTGAAGAACTAAGTACGAATACACTCTCATTAAAATACTTGCATTTAAGCGGTGAAGCATTGTCAAAACAACTAGCCAAAAAGATACAAGAAATCTTGCCCAATACAAACATTTTAAATTTATACGGACCTACTGAAACAGGTATTGAAGTAACTGTACAGGAAGTCAGTAATGGAAACTACAATATTGGAAAACCTCTTCCATATGTTTCTTTACAAGTTATCGATGAGGATGAAAATCCAGTACCAATAGGTTATCCTGGAGAATTATTAATTGGTGGGCCATCTTTGGCGTTAGGGTATTTTAAAGATGAGAATGAAACACAGAAGTCTTTCATTATAAAAGATTCACAACGCTTTTATAAAACAGGTGATTTAGTAAGGATTACGAGTAATGGAAGTATCGACTTTCTTGGAAGAAAAGATGATCAAGTGAAGGTGAATGGAATTCGCATCGAAACGGAAGAAATTGAAAGATGTGTAATGAATTTGGCAAACGTGAAAGATGCCACAGTCGTTTTAGCTGAAGGGATGAGGGAAAAACAATTAGTTTGCTTCTACACCTCTGTAAATGAACATGAAGCTAACGATATTGAAGTGAAAAAGCAGGTATCGAATAATCTCCCTGTATCGTACATTCCATCAGCATTTATTGAATTATCTGATCTACCTATTACACAAAACGGGAAAAGAGATAGAAAACGATTAGGTGAAATGGCGTATGAATATCTAAATAAGAAAGTGGAATCTAATTTTATTGAAGCCAAGACAGAACTTCAGAAATCCATTGTAAAGGTATGGAGTGATGTCTTAAAAATAAATAGAGTTGGTTTGGGTGATAACTTCTTTGAGCTAGGAGGAGATTCTATTAAATCTTTACAAATTGTTTCGAAATTACGTGCAGAAGGAGTTAACCTTACTCCAAGGGATTTTCTTAAATATCCGACTATATTAGAGTTAACTGCTATTTTAAAATAAATAAAGGTAGGTTGATAGAATGAATCAGAACATAAAGAAGCTTCCACTTACTCCTTTACAGACTGTTATGTTAATGGAAAACTTAAAGAATCCTTCTTCTGAGGCCTATTGGCAAGTTGTTTCCTATGAGATTCCAAGTTATCATACGGAAGATGATGTAACTAATTCATGGACAAAAGTAATAAAGGCAAATCCTGCTTTAAGAACGAAGATAGATTGGAATAATGGTTCTGAACCTATGCAAGTTATTGATAGCACTTGTGTGGCATCTATTACTACAATTCATTATGAACAGTTAATTAGAGCATGTGGAAGCTTTGAAAATTGGTTGAATCATGAATTACAAACTTTTCAACAATCATCCTTAGATACATTACAAAAATTGTATTTGGTTGAACATTGGAAGGATGGCAAGCACTTATTAGTTTGGCTACATCACCATATTCTTGTTGATGGATGGTCTATGTCGCAAATTTTAGATGACTTTTTTAATGTTCTAAATCACGACTACTACATGTTAAAGGAACGACCTGATGTTGAAGCATATTTAGAATTTATGCAGCAATCGGATTATAAAGAACAGAGTGAAGCCTATTGGTTGAATGTATTACGTGAAGCAAAAGCGGCAGAGCGGCTATCTTTTGAATGTTCCTCTTCTGAAAGTAAGGAAGAAAAATTCGAAATATTTGATAGAAAATTAAGTCAAAAGGCTTGCAGAAATATTCATTCGTACAGTGTTCAAAATAAAGTTACTGTATCGAGTATTGTGATGTCTTTTTGGGGCTTATTACTAAATAGATATCAACTAACGAACCAACTTTTTGTTGGTTCTACATTTGCTTTAAGGCCGTATCAATTAAGAGAGTCGCATGAAATGAACGGAATGCTAATTAATACGTTACCAGTAAAGCTAGATTTGAAACCTGATATCTCTATTAAAGAGTATTTCTTAAATACCATGGATACGATTCAAGATGTATCGGAGTATAGCGGGGTTCCGTATTCTAAGCTTTTGCAACTAAGCAATTTACCGGGAGACACCGAACTGTTTAAGTCTTCTGTTATATTCCAAAATTATCAAGGTGGCTTACACTTTGAAGACGCTGAACTAGTTCATCAAAAAGGAACGAGT
It encodes:
- a CDS encoding non-ribosomal peptide synthetase translates to MFCEEMVKVEQNYYEKQCLWFNKTKYLLKDLEKKAFQLAILFREQGIEHKKEQKVLIMLRRSPALFVAHYATFLAGGVIVSIDPDTPEERLNTIIEETNPNVILVHTNQSLNDKSKIIYLDDELEMLDGSDAFQLSGNENFSLNAAAYIVFTSGTTGKPKGVIVEWKSLMKLIEWHTKTFQVGSDSIVSLTASPGFDASIWEIWSAIGAKASIHITSDAQRLLPNELQKEWAIHKVTHSFVSTPIAERLLDLPWKNHETTLKHMLVGGDKLTKFPLDSVPFNLVNNYGPSEATVVSTSGTIQPKRDGGNEFPHIGKPLPYMDCFILDEHGNEISEVGEQGTLWLSGVALARGYLNTKIETDKKFRKIKVRGELIRAYNTGDIVSKGKDGNFYFHGRKDFQVSINGVRIELGEIEKVLQTHAKVLHAIVLPIEFHSKKLIVASVVLEKNSMFIEEEIKAYISKKLTKSLVPIQILYHDQIPLTDNGKIDRKRLTVLHEEHLQNKQKSKNNTYLEDVNDSVMTQITKVYSDVLQIQCYPNTDIFEMGGNSMDAARIAATLSNLFRVKCTPHFIQKVRTPINVYHQIRKPLQNTLDGQRKESPVINRDEWIRVTSMKKGLWYLWKTNENNTFYNIGATFHLKDTIDIPLLSEIIVTIIEREPTFSTIFRENVKGEIERKYQRKFDTTEWFYQMKVDSKEEALIHANSIYNTNFDLEKDLLIRGALIQTNNDGTVFVLATHHIVCDGLSLQKILRDISTAYNDRSLNTSTKENIYSTEYIASSEEQLSTYWKEKAGHFHLAQVSMKENAESLLAKGEIYECKSRLNVGKSIDQLAKKHKISKFIILLTGWAINLTKYFRQETITIGIPYHGRGDIDFSKVGMFVNLIPVTITISKEKTFIDLLTEINELMQEHMEHGDFSIVDIASLTENRKQFDIVNNTFSEKIHLDVELGNKRAEFIEQDTGGARFPISGFFHVQDEEIAGHVEFSYANFDTSEIKLLTDSYFNLMDSLVRYPDQQWQSAFKKTSVIEAQEYYNLMKESKPLHQLFEDSVAKHKDFIAVEDHTSAFTYGELNQHANRFASLLHSKGIRKGDYVPVFMVRNKELLVVILGILKIGAIYVPLDVEHPKERIKNILNRIEPRVLISNKKVNYISTGRWELIYTNDMETCQQLPIFKMEHIKTEDPAYLMFTSGSTGNPKGVLCPHLGASLRVLWQKNQQHLKPNNRILFKTPYTFDVSIWEIFYTLSVGATLVIGANDLHKDPEKIYEFIKNKSINYCHFVPSVFQRVLDYFEELSTNTLSLKYLHLSGEALSKQLAKKIQEILPNTNILNLYGPTETGIEVTVQEVSNGNYNIGKPLPYVSLQVIDEDENPVPIGYPGELLIGGPSLALGYFKDENETQKSFIIKDSQRFYKTGDLVRITSNGSIDFLGRKDDQVKVNGIRIETEEIERCVMNLANVKDATVVLAEGMREKQLVCFYTSVNEHEANDIEVKKQVSNNLPVSYIPSAFIELSDLPITQNGKRDRKRLGEMAYEYLNKKVESNFIEAKTELQKSIVKVWSDVLKINRVGLGDNFFELGGDSIKSLQIVSKLRAEGVNLTPRDFLKYPTILELTAILK